The Falco peregrinus isolate bFalPer1 chromosome 1, bFalPer1.pri, whole genome shotgun sequence genome has a window encoding:
- the DUSP13A gene encoding dual specificity protein phosphatase 13 yields the protein MSGSEALGPPGPEGAGACIGDVPSLKEIEQLLSTGRPSCNHVDEVWPNLFLGDLVTAHNRFVLWKMGVTHVLNAAHGTAYSHGGQDFYGVTINYYGVPAHDLPSFDISQFFFSAAQFIHNALNTPGAKILVHCAVGVSRSASLVLAYLMINHHLPLVEAIKTVKEHRWISPNRGFLKHLRNLDVQLRQKKGC from the exons ATGTCGGGGTCAGAGGCGCTGGGCCCCCCCGGACCCGAAGGTGCTGGGGCATGCATAGGGGACGTCCCCTCCCTTAAAGAGATCGAACAGCTCCTGAGCACTGGCCGGCCCTCTTGCAACCATGTGGATGAAGTGTGGCCTAATCTCTTCCTAGGAGACCT AGTAACAGCTCACAACAGATTTGTTTTGTGGAAGATGGGTGTGACCCATGTTTTAAATGCTGCCCACGGCACAGCGTACAGCCATGGAGGCCAGGACTTCTATGGAGTGACCATCAATTATTATGGTGTACCAGCCCATGACCTCCCAAGCTTTGATATAAgccagtttttcttctctgcagcacaATTTATCCACAACGCCTTGAACACGCCAGGAG cTAAAATTTTGGTACATTGTGCAGTTGGAGTAAGCAGGTCAGCTTCCCTAGTCCTAGCATATCTCATGATAAATCACCACCTCCCATTGGTTGAAGCCATCAAAACAGTGAAGGAACATCGATGGATTTCACCCAACCGTGGCTTCCTGAAACACCTGCGAAATTTGGATGTTCAGCTACGGCAAAAGAAAGGCTGCTGA